From the genome of Phlebotomus papatasi isolate M1 chromosome 2, Ppap_2.1, whole genome shotgun sequence:
ttatggaattgattaataaattaattgctGCAGATAGGAATAAttattacacatatttttatacggtaattgtaccaaattccggccacattttttgttcctcaaatttccatgaattgttagtttttgcatactctagagattatataatgctaaagaataacaaaaaatgtcgcttcggtGAACAAGATGATCTGTAAAAGACaaggaagaattccggaaggacaaggaactatgagaaagaaggtggccggaataagccaccaatgctatgtgtacatttttattaattttaaaatgtattaagaatgattttaaagaaaataaagacgataaactgtctacaaggttccaagcaacgctccttataaaaagtaacaaaaatattcaatttgtattaagaatattacatttcaaacttaagactttggcgcttgcatgcaactatgccgaaatttggcacacttaccctattctatTGATAATTGAACTTTCTGTGAGATAAAATAATGGGGTTTGatcaataaatttaatgaattggaagaaaattcacCGATTTATTCGTTCTATTTATCCTTTGAATTATTAGGCAATTTATTACATGTTCATTTTATTGAAAGTTTCCAATGAATTTTCAAACGCGCCCGCTCAATTGATTGCTGACTGATTTGGCATATTTATTGGTTGTTTATCCAAATTGTTTGTTTATCATGTGTTGAATCATTAATAATGCAGGAGGAAATAGTGGCTAAAAATAGGACGCAGAGAGGAAAGAACTTTGTTTAAAGTGACCCCAAAGAAAAAAGCCATTAAAATGCATGAGATTTCAATTAAATGGAATATTGCAGAGGATTTTTTGGCGAGAGGGATGAagaatgtaaaatttaaagtgGGTAAATTAAGAAGGTAAATTACCTGGACAAATGCATCGATGTCTCTGAAGAGTTTGAGTTTGCTGGGAAAGATTTCGGACAGGAGAATGATGACACTCTCCTTGCCCATCTGCTTCAGTCTTTTCTGCAAATACTCCATGACTTTGGTGGATCCCTGGCGTCCCAGGGTGCCAAGAATCAGGCCAAATCTCTTGGCTGATCTTGCCTCTTCGATGGCTTGAAGTCGCATTTGGCGCATTTGGGAGTGCTCGTACTTTTCGGAAGTGAACTTTTTCTCGTAGGGATCGTACTTGAAGGCTTCCACGGTGGGATTTGCGATCATGGCAGCCTCTAGGTGGAATCTGCCATCACCCAGATAGATCAGGGTATCGCAGGATTCTGGCAGCTTTGGAGCTGTGCAGCCTAGAATCTCTCCAGGACTCAGGGGACGAGATTGGGGCACTGTCACTGTGAATCCAGCTTCCCGGAGATGATTGGCTGCTGCATGGAGTGTTGTCACGAACTGAATGGTACTCACGAGAGCCAGATGCTTATTCGAAGGGAAGTTAGCCTTGACACTGTCCACAAAGTGCAGAGCATCAATTTTGATGTCCACAAAGACATACAGGACACGAATTCCTGTCATCCTGTCCACAGGGATTAGGCAGCTATGCCCATAGTGCACCAATAAATCAGCTCCCAGAGCCTTAGCAGTAAAATCATCCACACAGCAAGCCCCATAAGTCACATCACCCATTATCACGACATCTGCCTCCGTGAAGCGTTCCAGGATGTCACAGAGGACCAAACTGAACACCAGCAAACCCTCTGGTAGCTGCAGAGCTACTCTCTTGGCTTTGGTCTCCCTCACTCGCCAAATGGTCTTGTGGAGCTCAAAATTGTAATTCTTGGGCAGAGCCTCGATAGCTGCATTGATTTCGGGATTCAGAAGAATGTCTTGAGGGATTTTATTCAACGTTCTGGACGTTGCTGGCTTAAATACCTTCCTCACAGACTTTGCCTTAACCACAACAACACCATTCACAGCATTTTCCACTTCCATGGCTAGAAGTGTTCCTGGACAGTTCAGAAGCACAAAGAGCacctttcaaaaaatcatgcTCGACCTTTCGATGGCTTTTTTAATATGAGATTCACGTTAAATTCGCACTATTTCAGAGAAATTTACTCCTCAGGGATACAGTCAATCACTAAACACTGAAAGTGCTCAGATCCAAGCACGGGAAGGATTAAAAAATCCTCCGAGAAAAACGTGATGAAAAAACCACGTTTATTTTCAAAGTGACACACAACTCTGACGTTCCACCAAACTTTTGTCACGTAGGCCACGATGGTTATAGCAAATGATGACGTCAGAGAGAGGAGAATTGATTTCGCTCTCTCTTCTCTCTCATTTTACTTCAAGAGCGGGGAAGAAGCCATAAAATTCAAAGCCAATCAGAAATTTGAATTAATAACGGATACATACACGTGTTCAGTTCATTCATCTTTACTcgcagttttataaaaaaaagtaatatagagtcaagtgtgctaatccgggcgcttcgctatctggatcgtttatgattaatccacttaaaataatatttttatttttatttccgtaatatagtcactacagcaggcctgagctaaaagaaaagccgaagtgaagaATGCCATTCTTCGAAAtcccgcgaaaattcacgtagagtaaatgagaggttttttaatgtgaaaaattgcttaattccttagagttaagtcattttcacaagaaaatccttttaataatttagttgaatacagttatttgtgttaattgtgaataattgtcgatattacaacaaaaacattgggatgaaattttgagctagaagactcatattcttttgagctgtctcaaaattcaggatagatttgagaaaaatccttttgtacaacactattttggttaataaggaatgcaaaagtatatattacaagaagggacacgacctgttaataaggataaaatagagaagaaaatactttgttgcattttagagattttttttgcaaccgcagcgcgaCCAGACGTTTgtaaagtgagttatttgtgtctctatctctctctcacagttgaattgcgcgcgatttaactctttccggaccacaacatatccagcgaacgaatttcagtaaaactcactttattgtaagtcttagtggtcaaatatgatacttttgtagagaaagaattttttccgcctctgggaaattggaaaactcatgggtactctcgtccccaaaagaacgaaaaggagacaatcTTCAATATTCCAAAAACCAATAATACCagttttgtgaattatttttgtgtgtcaaaatgactcctttacaatgttgatcactaaaacaagaagaattattgaccagtatcttctg
Proteins encoded in this window:
- the LOC129802190 gene encoding 2-(3-amino-3-carboxypropyl)histidine synthase subunit 1 — translated: MEVENAVNGVVVVKAKSVRKVFKPATSRTLNKIPQDILLNPEINAAIEALPKNYNFELHKTIWRVRETKAKRVALQLPEGLLVFSLVLCDILERFTEADVVIMGDVTYGACCVDDFTAKALGADLLVHYGHSCLIPVDRMTGIRVLYVFVDIKIDALHFVDSVKANFPSNKHLALVSTIQFVTTLHAAANHLREAGFTVTVPQSRPLSPGEILGCTAPKLPESCDTLIYLGDGRFHLEAAMIANPTVEAFKYDPYEKKFTSEKYEHSQMRQMRLQAIEEARSAKRFGLILGTLGRQGSTKVMEYLQKRLKQMGKESVIILLSEIFPSKLKLFRDIDAFVQVACPRLSIDWGSAFEKPLLTPYEFSVALGDAPWRCKGDDPKNSYPMDFYSSQSLGRWTPNFKPEDPQEGCARIAGSGCCGKCEKGDFDDAKKAPAAT